GTGCGCCAATGACGCGTCAAAATGGGGGAACACTTTGTGGATGGATTGAAAGCGCAATTGGAAGAGCTGTGGCCCGTGGTGCTGGAGGTAGGCTTGAACCTGCTGTGGGCACTGCTGGCGCTACTGGTGACCTGGGTTGCCGCCAAGCTGGTTTCCCGCGCGGTCAACCGTCTTACCGAGCGCGGCATCGACGAGACCCTGGTGCCGGTGTTGGAGACCCTCGCCGTCTGGGCCACCTATGTCGTGGGTGGTCTGGTGGTGCTGGATATCTTCGGTGCCAATACCACCTCGCTGGTGGCGCTGCTGGGTGCCGCTGGCCTGGCGATCGGCCTGGCCCTCAAGGATACCCTGCAGAGTATCGCCGCCGGTTTTGTGCTGCTGGGCCTGCGCCCCTTCCGAGTGGGTGAGACCATACAGTTCGGCAGCATTATTGGCACCGTGCGCAAAATCGGCCTGTTTACCACCGAGCTGGATACACCGGATGGCTTGCGTATTTCGGCACCCAACGACAAGGTGTGGGGCGAGACTCTCACCAACTTCACCCGCAATGCCAGCCGTCGTATCGAGATCATTGCCAGTATTGCCTACGGCGACGATATCGAAACCGGCATGCGCGTGTTGCGCCAGCTGGTGGCGGAAGACCCGCGTATCCTGACCGACCCGGAACCCGCGTACGCGGTGCGCGCCCTGG
This genomic interval from Microbulbifer sp. Q7 contains the following:
- a CDS encoding mechanosensitive ion channel family protein, whose translation is MDGLKAQLEELWPVVLEVGLNLLWALLALLVTWVAAKLVSRAVNRLTERGIDETLVPVLETLAVWATYVVGGLVVLDIFGANTTSLVALLGAAGLAIGLALKDTLQSIAAGFVLLGLRPFRVGETIQFGSIIGTVRKIGLFTTELDTPDGLRISAPNDKVWGETLTNFTRNASRRIEIIASIAYGDDIETGMRVLRQLVAEDPRILTDPEPAYAVRALADSSVNIHLRAWTKTDEYWDVYWDLMKKLKPALEAEGLTIPFPQRELHIVRGDEKKITRPEVLEQE